A stretch of the Azorhizobium caulinodans ORS 571 genome encodes the following:
- a CDS encoding ParA family protein, translated as MTVAEDPFVRAPLSGGPVPRILALANQKGGVGKTTTAINLGTALAAIGETVLVIDLDPQGNASTGLGIDRRARKLSTYDVLSNEATLREAIQETGVPQLYVAPSTLDLSGLELEIASERDRAFRLRNALKALAADGEGVQFTYVLIDCPPSLSLITVNAMAAAHAIVVPLQCEFFALEGLSQLLKTVEQVRTGLNPGLSIHGIVLTMYDARNNLSDQVVEDVRQFMGEKVYETVIPRNVRVSEAPSYGKPVLLYDLKCAGSQAYLRLASEVIQRERAARAAA; from the coding sequence ATGACCGTCGCCGAAGATCCCTTCGTGCGCGCCCCGCTCTCCGGCGGGCCCGTACCGCGCATCCTCGCCCTCGCCAACCAGAAGGGTGGGGTGGGCAAGACGACCACCGCCATCAATCTCGGCACCGCGCTCGCCGCCATCGGCGAAACCGTGCTGGTGATCGACCTCGACCCGCAGGGCAATGCCTCCACCGGTCTCGGCATCGACCGGCGTGCACGCAAACTGTCCACCTATGACGTCCTCAGCAATGAGGCGACGCTGCGGGAGGCGATCCAGGAAACCGGCGTGCCACAGCTTTATGTGGCGCCCTCGACGCTCGATCTCTCCGGTCTGGAGCTCGAGATCGCCAGCGAGCGTGATCGCGCCTTTCGGCTCCGAAACGCGCTCAAGGCGCTCGCTGCGGACGGCGAGGGGGTGCAGTTCACGTATGTGCTGATCGATTGCCCACCGTCGCTCTCGCTCATCACGGTGAATGCCATGGCGGCGGCCCACGCCATCGTGGTGCCGCTTCAGTGCGAGTTCTTCGCACTGGAAGGTCTCTCCCAATTGCTGAAGACGGTGGAGCAGGTGCGCACGGGCCTCAACCCCGGCCTCTCCATCCACGGCATCGTGCTCACCATGTATGATGCGCGCAACAACCTCTCCGATCAGGTGGTGGAGGATGTGCGCCAGTTCATGGGTGAAAAGGTCTATGAGACGGTGATCCCGCGCAATGTGCGGGTGTCCGAGGCACCGTCCTATGGCAAGCCGGTGCTGCTTTACGATCTGAAATGCGCGGGCTCGCAGGCCTATCTGCGGCTTGCGTCGGAAGTGATCCAGCGCGAGCGCGCGGCCCGCGCGGCCGCCTGA